GACGGCGACGACCGAGTGGGCGCCGATGCCGCCGACTACGACCGCGACCAGGGCAAGCAGCAGTCCCGCACCGGTTCCCCGCACCGACCAGCCGCGATCATGGAGCAGGCCGGCTCGGCGGGCGGCCAGCGCACCGGCCAGACCGACAAGGCCGACCAGCCCGATCCGGGTGACCGAGTACTCGTACGGAGGAGCGCTGAGCAGGAAGGTCAAAGCGGTCCAGAACAGGGTGAAGACCATCATCGCAAGGCTGCTCAGGACCATGGTGATCTGTACGGACCGGTGGCGGCGCACCGTGGTGAGCACCGACATCAACAGCGCGGGATAGCCGGCTGAGGCACGGGCCGGGATGTCCGGCAGCACCCGGGCCAGTACGGCGGCGAGAACCACCATGAGTGCTGCTGCCAGCCAGTAGATGGCGCGCCAGCCGAACGCGTCGGCGACCAGTCCGCTCACTGTTCGTGACACAAGGATGCCGATGAGGATCCCGGACGCGACCGTGCCGACGACCTGACCGCGCTGGTCGTCACGTGCCAGATCACCGGCGAGCGGTACCAGCAGTTGCCCGGCCACCGTGGTCACCCCGACCAGCGCGAGCGCGACCAGCAGCGCAGCGAAGTTCGGTGCGATGGCGCCCGCCACGAGCGCGGCGGCTGAAGCAAGCATGATCGCGGGAATGAGCCGGCGCCGGCTGAGACGGTCACCCAGCGGCACCACCAGGAACGTCCCCACCGTGTAGCCGATCTGCGTCAGGGTGACCAGCAGTCCGGCAGATCCAGGGCTTACGTGCAACGCTCCGGCGATCGTGTCGAGCAGGGGCTGTGCCCAGTACAGGTTGCCGACCGCCGCTCCCGCCGCGATCGCGAAGAGCACCGTCGTACCGGAGCCCATTCCACCAGGCCCGGGCCCCGGGACGGGTACGCGAGAGGCGGAGGTGGGTGCGGCCTTGGACGCCGTGAACTTTTCCGTCATGGAATGAGGTAATCACGCTGGTCAACTGCGTGGCAGAACCCGCCGAACAAGGTCACGTGCCCGGCGGCCCGGGCGACCGGGTGATCTCCTGGTCGGCGGCTTCGATGATGGCCAGTACGGCTGCCGCCGCGGCGGCGGGATCGCGGGCCTCGACGGCCCGTACGACATCGCGGTGACCCGGCAGCGAGGCTTCCACCGCGCCGGGGGTCCGGGTGCTGACGACGAAGCTGTGTTCCAGCGCGATGTCGACGGCACGGCCCAGCGAGCCGAGCAGGCGGTTGCCGCCGGCGTCGAGCAGGGCCCGGTGGAAGGCGATGTCGGCCTCGACGTAGCCACTGCGGCCGGGTCTCGCCGCCGCGGCCTCCATGGCCGCCAGGCAGTCGTACAGGACGCGTACGTCCTCGGGCCCGGCCCGCTCGGCGGCGAGCCGGGCCGCCGCGGGCTCGACGATCCGGCGCAGTTCACCGGTGTCGCGCAGCAGAGCCGCGGAGTCCCCGGCCTGTTTCCAGCGCAGCACGTCACGGTCGAGGTGGTTCCACTGCTCCGGGGGCAGAACGCGGGTGCCGGTGCGCGGGCGCACGTGCAGCATCCCCTTGGCCACCAGCGACTTGACCGCTTCCCGCAGCAGTCCCCGGCTGACGCCGATCTCGGCGGCGAGCGCGTCCTCGACCGGCAGCGGATCCCCGGGCTCCCACGCGCCGCCCACGATGCGCCGTCCCAGCTCGTCGACCACCCGCTGGTGCGTGGTCGGAAAGTGCGCCACGATCTCCGCTCGCCCCCTGGACGCCATTCATCGAATCATTTAATGATTGTCATACAGGGTACGGCCCGCGGGGCCGCATCCGGGAACACCCCATCGCGAAGCGGAACACCCCATCGCGAAGCGGACGACGACCGAGCCACGGGAGTACCTGTATGACCGACGGTCAGAGGACGAGCCGCCGCAGCCAGGCATGGTTCGGCGCACAGGGCCGCAGCGGGATGGTGTACCGCTCCTGGATGCGCAACCAAGGACTCGGGCACGAGGTGTTCGACGGGCGCCCCGTCATCGGGATCGCGACCAGCGCCTCCGAGCTCGCCCCCTGCAACGCCCATCTGACCCGCGTCGCCGAAGCCGTCAGGCGCGGCGTGTGGCAGGCGGGCGGCCTGCCGCTCGTGTTCCCCACCATGGCCACCGGCGAGACCCTGATGCGCCCCACCGCCATGCTGTACCGCAACCTCATGGCCATGGAGGTCGAGGAGCTGATCCGGGCCAATCCCCTCGACGGTGTCGTCCTGCTGTCCGGCTGCGACAAGACGACCCCCGCCATGCTCATGGGCGCCGCCAGCGTCGACCTGCCCGCCGTCATGGTCACCGGCGGGCCGATGCTCAACGGCAAGTACCGGGGCCAGGACGTGGGATCCGGCACCCATGTCTGGAAGTTCGAGGAGGACCTGAAGACCGGCCGGATGACCGAGGAGGAGTGCTTCTTCGCGGAAGGGTGCATGGCCCGCTCCGAGGGGCACTGCATGACGATGGGAACCGCCTCGACGATGGCCTGCGTGGCCGAGGCGCTCGGTATGCAGCTGCCGGGCTCGGCGGCCTGGCCCGCGGTCGACTCCCGGCGGATGGAGACCGCCCAGGCGGCGGGACAGCGCATCGTGACGATGGTGGAGGAGGAGCTGCGCCCCTCGCGGATCCTGACCCGGGAGGCGTTCGAGAACGCCATCCGGGTCAACGCGGCCATCGGCGGCTCCACGAACGCGGTCATCCATCTCACCGCCCTCGCCGGACGCGTCGGCGTCGAGCTGGACCTGCGGGACTTCGACGACCTGGTCCGCGCGGTGCCGACCCTGGTCAACCTGATGCCCAGCGGCACCTACCTCATGGAGGACTTCTGCTACGCGGGCGGCCTGCCCGCCGTCATGTCCGAACTGCTCGGCGGCGGGCTGCTGCACGGCGGACGGATCACGGTCACCGGACGCACCGTCGCCGAGAACCTGGAGAAGGCCGAACGGATCGACTCCGACGTCATCACCGGCCTCGACGCCCCCTTCCAGCCCGCCGGCACCGGTATCGCCGTCCTGCGCGGCAACCTGTGCCCCGACGGCGCCGTGATCAAGCAGTCCGCCGCCTCACCGCACCTGCTCACCCACCGCGGTCCCGCACGTGTCTTCGACTCTCCCGAGGCCTACCACGAGGTGGCCGACGACCCGGACCTCGACATCGACGAGAACACCGTCATCGTCATCCGCAACGCCGGCCCCAAGGGCTATCCCGGCATGCCCGAGGTCTCCAACGTCCCGCTCCCCGCCAAGCTGCTGAAGGCCGGCGTCAAGGACATGGTGCGGATCTGTGACGGCCGGATGAGCGGCACCGGGTACGGGACGGTGGTCCTGCACGTGGCGCCCGAGGCCGCCGTCGGCGGACCCCTCGCCCTGGTGCAGGACGGGGACACCATCGTCCTCGACGTCCCGGAACGCGTCCTGCGCCTGGACGTGGACGACGCCGAACTCACGCGACGCCGGCAGGCCTGGCGGGCACCTGCCGAGCGGCACACCAGCGGCTACGCCTGGCTCTACACCCAGAACGTGCAACAGGCCGACCAGGGCGCCGACTTCGGTTTCCTGCGCGGAAGCCGCGGACACGAGGTACCCCGCGACTCCCACTGACCGCCGTGCAGCGCCCGCCCCCGGCCACCCCGGTCGGCGCACCCCTCGAATCCAGGAGAGCATCGATCGTGGAACCGGCAGCAGCGCGCCCTCGCCCCACCGGGGACAGGACACAGGCCCTCACCACCGGCTCCGTCCTTCCGGAGGACGCCGACCGGGCCGCCCTGGTGGCACGCGTCCACGATCCGGAACAGGGCGGACCCTGTGTGGCCGCGGTCCGCGGCGAGCGGCTCGTCGACCTGACGGCCCTCGCACCCACCGTCTCGGACCTCATGGAACGCGACGACGCGGCGGCAGTCGTCCGCGAGGCCGACGGCGGACACACCTGGCACCTGGCCGAACTGCTCGCCGCACCGGCCGGCCGCCGTGACGTCGCGCACCTGCTCGCCCCCGTCGATCTGCAGGTGATCAAGGCCGCCGGCGTCACCTTCGCCCGGAGTCTGCTGGAACGCGTCATCGAGGAGCGCACGGGCGGCGATCCGACCCAGGCCGCGCGGGTCCGCGCCCGCGTCGGACAGCTGGTGGGCGGCACGCTCGACGGCATCCGTCCCGGCTCGCCCGAAGCGGACAAGGCGAAGGAACTGCTCGTCTCCGAAGGACTGTGGTCGCAGTACCTGGAGGTCGGGATCGGCCCGGACCCGGAAGTGTTCACCAAGGCCCCGGTCCTGTCCGCGGTCGGCACCGGCGCCGACATCGGAGTGCTCGGTGCCTCGGTGTGGAACAACCCCGAGCCCGAGGCCGTCCTCGTCGTGGACTCGCGCGGCCGGGTACGCGGCGCGACGCTCGGCAACGACGTCAACCTCCGCGACATCGAGGGGCGCAGCGCCCTGCTGCTGGCCCGGGCGAAGGACAACAACGCCTCCTGCGCGATCGGCCCGTTCGTCCGCCTGCTCGACGAGGACTTCGACCTCGACACCGTACGCGGGATCGACATCGACCTGCGGATCGACGGCGCGGACGGCTACGTACTGCACGGCAGCAGTTCCATGCGGGAGATCAGCCGCGACGTACTGGACCTGGTGGCCGCCACGCACGGCCCGCACCATCAATACCCCGACGGGTTCGTGCTGTTCACCGGAACGCTGTTCGCCCCCACCGAGGACCGGCACGCACCCGGCGCGGGCTTCACCCACGAGTACGGCGACCTCGTGCGGATCTCCAGCCCGCGCCTGGGCGCTCTGGTCAACACCGTCGTCCCCAGCGAGCAGGCCGCGCCGTGGACGTACGGCGTAGGAGCGCTGATGCGCGACCTCGCCCGGCGCGGCGTGCTCCGAGACGACCGGGACTCGTGACGGACGACCGCCGCCGAGTCCCGCTCACGCCCGGGTGACGGGCTCCTGCACGACGGTGGCATGCAGACGCCGCGTGTGATCCACCTGGCGCTCGGCCCCGGTCAGCGTCACTCCGGCCGTCAGGCGCGCATCCGCGCTGGAGGCGGCCAACCGCAGTTCCAGCGCGCCCGGTTCGACGACGCGCCGGCCGTCGCGTCCGGTGAAGGAGGCGAGGTCGGCCGGAACCGTGACACGCAGGCGCCGTGCCTCGCCCGGCCGCAGCGCGACCCGGGCATAGCCGATCAGGCGCTGCACCGGCTGGACGACGGAGGCGACCGGGTCGTGCAGATAGAGCTGGACCACCTCGGTCCCGGACCGCCCGCCCGTGTTGCGGACGGTGAACGCGAGCGCGAACTCGCCGTCGGTCGGGGCCTCCTGGACGTCCACGCTCAGATCCGTCCAGTCGAAGCGCGTATAGGACAGACCGTGACCGAAGGCGAACGCGGGCGTCGGGTCGATGCTGGACACCTCACTGGCGTGGGCGAGCCGCGCCCCGAGGTACGTGGCCGGCTGCGAGCCCGGCCCGCGCGGCACACCGACCGGCAGACGTCCCGAGGGATCGGTACGGCCGCTGAGCACCCCGGCGATCGCACGCGTGCCCTCCTCACCCGGGAAGAAGGACTGCACGATCGCGGCGGACTCCTCCACGGCACGGCCGAGGGCGTACGGGCGTCCCGCGAGGAGCACGGTGACCAGAGGTGTCTCCAGGTCGAGCAGGGTGTCGAGCAGGTGCTGCTGCGCGCCGGGCAGCGCCAGTGTCTCGACGTCGCACCCCTCGCCGCTGGTGCCCCGCCCGAAGAGTCCGGCGCGGTCGCCGAGCACCGCCAGCGCGACGTCCGCCTCGCGGGCCGCCCGCGCGGCCTCCTGGATCCCTGACACGTCTCCGTCGTCGACCCCGGTGCCGCGGACGACCGTGATCTCGGCGTCGGGGAACTCCGCGGACAGGGCG
This region of Streptomyces ortus genomic DNA includes:
- a CDS encoding MFS transporter → MTEKFTASKAAPTSASRVPVPGPGPGGMGSGTTVLFAIAAGAAVGNLYWAQPLLDTIAGALHVSPGSAGLLVTLTQIGYTVGTFLVVPLGDRLSRRRLIPAIMLASAAALVAGAIAPNFAALLVALALVGVTTVAGQLLVPLAGDLARDDQRGQVVGTVASGILIGILVSRTVSGLVADAFGWRAIYWLAAALMVVLAAVLARVLPDIPARASAGYPALLMSVLTTVRRHRSVQITMVLSSLAMMVFTLFWTALTFLLSAPPYEYSVTRIGLVGLVGLAGALAARRAGLLHDRGWSVRGTGAGLLLALVAVVVGGIGAHSVVAVLIAVLVLDIGIQTVNVLNQTRLMSVEPQSRSRLNTAFVSGNFIGGTIGSALATVLWQGGGWTLVMTGAGALLAAALIIWAFARGTLAVR
- a CDS encoding FadR/GntR family transcriptional regulator, which translates into the protein MASRGRAEIVAHFPTTHQRVVDELGRRIVGGAWEPGDPLPVEDALAAEIGVSRGLLREAVKSLVAKGMLHVRPRTGTRVLPPEQWNHLDRDVLRWKQAGDSAALLRDTGELRRIVEPAAARLAAERAGPEDVRVLYDCLAAMEAAAARPGRSGYVEADIAFHRALLDAGGNRLLGSLGRAVDIALEHSFVVSTRTPGAVEASLPGHRDVVRAVEARDPAAAAAAVLAIIEAADQEITRSPGPPGT
- a CDS encoding IlvD/Edd family dehydratase — encoded protein: MTDGQRTSRRSQAWFGAQGRSGMVYRSWMRNQGLGHEVFDGRPVIGIATSASELAPCNAHLTRVAEAVRRGVWQAGGLPLVFPTMATGETLMRPTAMLYRNLMAMEVEELIRANPLDGVVLLSGCDKTTPAMLMGAASVDLPAVMVTGGPMLNGKYRGQDVGSGTHVWKFEEDLKTGRMTEEECFFAEGCMARSEGHCMTMGTASTMACVAEALGMQLPGSAAWPAVDSRRMETAQAAGQRIVTMVEEELRPSRILTREAFENAIRVNAAIGGSTNAVIHLTALAGRVGVELDLRDFDDLVRAVPTLVNLMPSGTYLMEDFCYAGGLPAVMSELLGGGLLHGGRITVTGRTVAENLEKAERIDSDVITGLDAPFQPAGTGIAVLRGNLCPDGAVIKQSAASPHLLTHRGPARVFDSPEAYHEVADDPDLDIDENTVIVIRNAGPKGYPGMPEVSNVPLPAKLLKAGVKDMVRICDGRMSGTGYGTVVLHVAPEAAVGGPLALVQDGDTIVLDVPERVLRLDVDDAELTRRRQAWRAPAERHTSGYAWLYTQNVQQADQGADFGFLRGSRGHEVPRDSH
- a CDS encoding fumarylacetoacetate hydrolase family protein, coding for MEPAAARPRPTGDRTQALTTGSVLPEDADRAALVARVHDPEQGGPCVAAVRGERLVDLTALAPTVSDLMERDDAAAVVREADGGHTWHLAELLAAPAGRRDVAHLLAPVDLQVIKAAGVTFARSLLERVIEERTGGDPTQAARVRARVGQLVGGTLDGIRPGSPEADKAKELLVSEGLWSQYLEVGIGPDPEVFTKAPVLSAVGTGADIGVLGASVWNNPEPEAVLVVDSRGRVRGATLGNDVNLRDIEGRSALLLARAKDNNASCAIGPFVRLLDEDFDLDTVRGIDIDLRIDGADGYVLHGSSSMREISRDVLDLVAATHGPHHQYPDGFVLFTGTLFAPTEDRHAPGAGFTHEYGDLVRISSPRLGALVNTVVPSEQAAPWTYGVGALMRDLARRGVLRDDRDS